Proteins encoded together in one Thalassotalea crassostreae window:
- the pgi gene encoding glucose-6-phosphate isomerase gives MTARTKLQSWQHLTNHADKMKDEHMNDLFAADEQRFNRFSLKVSGFLFDYSKNLITAETMQSLFTLARDCHLEEWREKMFTGERINQTEDRAVLHVALRDRSKSPLIVDGENLTEMVNSALEQINAFTQRVRTGEWLGYSGKRISDVVNIGVGGSNLGPQMVTEALKHYSDNCVNVHYVSNVDGTQIADVLRPLDPEKTLFIISSKTFTTTETMTNAQTAMKWLVASAFDENAIAKHFVAVSANKENATKFGIKEENIFDMWDWVGGRFSLWSAIGLPIALDLGFDKFIELLEGAHEIDQHFYNSPLEQNMPVIMALLSLWNCTFLGSQSQAILPYDQPLHMLSAYLQQAEMESNGKSVNWFGETVDYPTVPSIWGEIGINGQHAFYQYLHQSNNVVPADFIGSVESTTPVQGHHDTLMANFFAQTEALMGGVNETQVREDLKAKGRTQEYIDNVAPHKVHKGNRPTNTILMNRIEPRSLGGLIALYEHKIFTQGVLLQICSFDQWGVELGKGLANRIQQELTQDDVSNPHDNSTSELIKHYKHIKANS, from the coding sequence ATGACCGCAAGAACCAAACTGCAAAGTTGGCAACACCTAACAAATCATGCTGACAAAATGAAAGATGAACATATGAATGATCTTTTTGCAGCGGATGAACAACGTTTTAATCGGTTTTCACTGAAAGTGTCGGGTTTTCTTTTCGATTATTCGAAAAATTTAATTACCGCTGAAACTATGCAATCTCTATTTACACTGGCGCGAGATTGTCATCTCGAAGAATGGCGCGAAAAGATGTTTACAGGTGAACGTATCAATCAAACTGAAGATCGCGCAGTATTACACGTCGCTTTGCGAGATCGCAGCAAGTCACCATTAATAGTCGATGGCGAAAACTTAACGGAAATGGTCAACTCAGCGCTAGAACAAATAAACGCCTTTACTCAACGGGTCAGAACTGGCGAATGGTTAGGTTATAGCGGAAAACGAATTAGCGATGTGGTTAACATAGGTGTTGGTGGCTCAAACTTAGGCCCTCAAATGGTAACCGAGGCACTAAAGCATTACAGTGATAATTGTGTAAATGTTCATTATGTTTCTAATGTCGATGGCACCCAAATTGCCGATGTTTTGCGCCCACTTGATCCTGAAAAAACGTTATTCATTATTTCGAGTAAAACATTTACCACCACCGAAACTATGACAAATGCTCAAACGGCAATGAAATGGTTAGTCGCTTCAGCATTCGATGAAAATGCAATCGCTAAACACTTTGTCGCAGTATCTGCCAACAAGGAAAACGCAACTAAGTTCGGCATTAAAGAAGAAAACATCTTTGATATGTGGGACTGGGTTGGTGGTCGGTTCTCATTATGGTCAGCTATTGGTTTACCGATCGCGCTAGATTTAGGGTTTGATAAATTTATTGAATTATTAGAGGGCGCACACGAAATAGACCAACATTTTTACAACAGTCCATTAGAGCAAAATATGCCAGTGATTATGGCGTTATTAAGTTTATGGAATTGTACATTTTTGGGTTCCCAATCTCAGGCAATATTACCTTATGATCAGCCTCTACATATGCTTAGTGCCTATCTGCAACAGGCAGAAATGGAAAGTAATGGTAAATCTGTAAATTGGTTTGGCGAAACAGTAGATTACCCTACAGTACCTTCAATATGGGGTGAAATTGGCATTAATGGTCAGCATGCGTTTTACCAATATTTGCACCAAAGTAATAATGTTGTTCCTGCTGATTTTATCGGTTCAGTTGAATCGACAACGCCAGTACAAGGACACCATGACACGTTAATGGCGAATTTCTTTGCTCAAACAGAGGCTTTAATGGGTGGCGTAAATGAAACTCAAGTTAGAGAAGATTTAAAGGCGAAAGGACGAACTCAAGAGTATATTGATAATGTAGCGCCTCACAAAGTACATAAAGGTAATCGACCAACCAATACTATTTTAATGAATCGCATTGAGCCAAGATCACTGGGCGGCCTTATCGCTCTTTATGAACACAAAATATTTACTCAAGGGGTTCTGTTGCAAATATGTTCATTCGATCAATGGGGCGTTGAGCTAGGTAAAGGCTTAGCCAATAGAATTCAGCAAGAATTAACTCAGGATGATGTATCAAACCCTCACGATAATTCAACATCAGAATTAATTAAACATTATAAGCACATCAAAGCCAATTCTTAA
- the mraZ gene encoding division/cell wall cluster transcriptional repressor MraZ, which yields MFRGASNITLDSKNRITIPTKYREALFADYEGKMICTVDIQNPCLLLYPLPEWEEIELKLSRLSSMNAAERTLQQVLLGNATECDLDKSGRLLLNGVLRQHANLDKNIMLIGQFNKFEIWNEQAWSKQMQDGIALIQADDFELPERLQDFSL from the coding sequence ATGTTTAGAGGCGCAAGCAATATTACCTTAGACAGCAAGAATCGTATCACGATACCAACCAAGTATCGTGAGGCTTTGTTTGCTGATTACGAAGGTAAAATGATTTGCACTGTTGATATTCAAAATCCTTGTTTACTGCTTTATCCATTACCCGAATGGGAAGAAATAGAATTAAAACTGAGTCGATTATCTAGCATGAACGCTGCAGAGCGTACTTTGCAACAAGTGTTATTAGGTAATGCGACAGAGTGTGATCTCGACAAAAGTGGTCGTTTATTATTGAACGGCGTACTGCGTCAACATGCCAATTTAGATAAGAACATTATGCTAATTGGGCAATTTAATAAATTTGAAATTTGGAATGAACAAGCTTGGTCAAAACAAATGCAAGATGGTATTGCATTGATTCAGGCTGATGATTTTGAATTACCTGAACGACTACAAGATTTTTCACTTTAA
- the rsmH gene encoding 16S rRNA (cytosine(1402)-N(4))-methyltransferase RsmH, producing the protein MSEQFSHISVLLQEAVDGLDIKPDGTYIDCTFGRGGHSSLILNTLGENGRLIAIDRDPSAIESALRFADDPRFSIVHNGFSHLADIANDLDVTDKIDGILLDLGVSSPQLDDANRGFSFMKDGPLDMRMDTTRGQTASEWLMKADVEDITWVLRTFGEEKHAWRIANAIVDAREEEELTTTGQLAKIIKTAAPQKEIKKHPATRSFQAIRMYINSELEQIENALAASLDVLAEGGRLVVISFHSLEDRLVKQFMKKHSTGKKVPRGMPILESEIQKGKKLELVGKKLKPSKTEVDENVRSRSSVLRVAQRLAKD; encoded by the coding sequence ATGTCTGAACAGTTTTCACACATCTCGGTACTATTACAAGAAGCCGTTGATGGCCTAGATATAAAGCCGGACGGTACATACATCGATTGTACTTTCGGTCGAGGCGGGCATTCGAGTTTGATATTAAACACCCTAGGTGAAAATGGGCGTTTAATCGCGATTGATAGGGACCCGTCAGCAATAGAGTCTGCGCTAAGATTTGCTGACGACCCTCGCTTTTCCATTGTTCATAATGGCTTTTCACATCTGGCTGATATTGCTAATGATCTAGACGTAACCGACAAAATTGACGGAATTTTACTTGATCTTGGCGTTTCATCACCGCAACTTGACGATGCTAATCGTGGCTTTTCATTTATGAAAGATGGTCCGTTAGATATGCGTATGGATACCACTCGTGGTCAAACAGCGAGTGAATGGTTAATGAAAGCGGATGTTGAAGATATTACCTGGGTATTGCGTACCTTTGGTGAAGAAAAGCACGCATGGCGAATTGCTAATGCCATTGTCGATGCTCGTGAAGAAGAAGAGCTAACCACGACAGGGCAATTAGCGAAAATAATAAAAACCGCTGCGCCACAAAAAGAAATTAAAAAACACCCTGCGACGAGAAGTTTTCAAGCGATCCGTATGTATATCAATTCTGAACTTGAACAGATTGAGAATGCATTGGCAGCATCGCTTGATGTATTAGCAGAAGGTGGGCGTTTGGTGGTGATTAGTTTTCACTCTCTTGAAGATCGCTTAGTAAAACAATTTATGAAGAAACACAGCACCGGTAAAAAGGTGCCACGTGGTATGCCAATTCTTGAAAGTGAAATACAAAAAGGTAAAAAACTGGAGTTGGTCGGAAAAAAATTAAAACCAAGTAAAACTGAAGTAGATGAAAATGTTCGTTCACGTAGTTCAGTTTTAAGAGTTGCCCAACGACTAGCCAAGGATTAA
- the ftsL gene encoding cell division protein FtsL, giving the protein MWRGSWVLTQEIWQDIKRFAGVYVLVVMVVCSAFSVIYFSHLNRQSTSHLERLLTERDELDIELRNLLLEQNSLSEHSEIEQVAKDALEMHRPKPKNEIIIKIQ; this is encoded by the coding sequence ATGTGGCGCGGTTCGTGGGTACTCACTCAGGAAATATGGCAAGACATAAAACGCTTCGCGGGCGTATATGTGTTAGTGGTTATGGTGGTGTGTTCAGCGTTTTCGGTGATTTATTTTAGTCACCTTAATCGACAATCTACTAGTCACTTAGAAAGGTTATTAACTGAGCGAGATGAATTAGATATTGAGTTACGAAACTTGTTATTAGAGCAAAACTCGTTATCTGAACATAGTGAAATAGAGCAAGTGGCCAAAGATGCATTAGAAATGCACCGGCCGAAACCGAAAAATGAAATAATAATAAAGATCCAATGA
- a CDS encoding peptidoglycan D,D-transpeptidase FtsI family protein, with amino-acid sequence MTANKLRKNQDNLKPATIAWRFYVVLGLIAAIFIMLVSRAAYIQVIEPGMLQEQGNMRSIRTVPKGSHRGAILDRNGIELAVSVPVRTIFADPVEIIKKGGLEPRMDERWEALAQILNIDVKALKKRVTTNASRRFVKLAKHMSPATGNYVRNLKIPGIGARKEAKRFYPAGEISAHVIGFTNVDDKGIEGIERVYDGHLTGENGKVTFVQDAKGNRIEILEKTEVTKPNDIELSIDQRIQALAYRELKDAIKSFNATSGSVVVVDVKTGEILAMVNGPSFNPNNRKNTAIHRFRNRAITDVFEPGSTMKPLTVLAALEFGNAEFNTIINTSPGAMRLGGRRVSDPSNYGKLSLTEILKKSSNMGTTKLALDIPKDIFVGKFFEMGFSEDTGTGLVGESAGMLSGRSRWSKHELASLSYGYGLAISPLQLARFYAAIGNGGYKKTLSVLKDPKFTEGERVLDKANADAVLEMLEMVVAEGGGHRAKVEGYRVAGKTGTAIKTSAGGGYGNDYVGLFAGVAPVSDPKLAIVVVINEPGGDLYHGGEVAAPVFSRVMAGSLQYLNVAPDDASQISRWSTAFNQGERNGE; translated from the coding sequence ATGACGGCAAACAAACTAAGAAAGAATCAAGACAACTTAAAGCCAGCAACCATTGCTTGGCGATTTTATGTTGTCTTGGGTTTGATCGCTGCCATCTTTATTATGTTAGTTTCTCGCGCAGCTTATATTCAAGTGATAGAGCCTGGCATGTTGCAAGAACAAGGGAATATGCGTTCAATTCGCACGGTACCTAAAGGCAGTCATCGAGGTGCTATTTTAGATCGTAACGGTATTGAATTAGCGGTCTCGGTCCCAGTTCGAACGATTTTTGCGGATCCGGTAGAAATCATCAAAAAAGGTGGTTTAGAGCCTAGAATGGATGAACGTTGGGAAGCACTTGCACAAATACTTAACATTGATGTGAAAGCGCTTAAAAAACGCGTAACTACTAATGCATCTAGACGATTTGTGAAACTTGCTAAACATATGTCACCGGCGACCGGAAACTACGTTCGTAATTTAAAGATCCCTGGCATAGGTGCGCGCAAAGAAGCGAAGCGCTTCTATCCAGCCGGAGAGATTAGTGCTCATGTCATTGGTTTTACTAATGTTGATGACAAGGGCATTGAAGGCATTGAACGTGTCTATGATGGACATTTAACTGGTGAAAACGGCAAAGTTACCTTTGTACAAGATGCCAAAGGTAACCGTATTGAAATATTGGAAAAAACAGAAGTTACCAAACCAAATGATATTGAGTTGTCAATTGATCAGCGAATTCAAGCACTAGCATATCGCGAATTAAAAGATGCGATAAAATCGTTTAATGCAACTTCCGGCTCAGTTGTAGTGGTTGATGTGAAGACTGGTGAAATTTTAGCAATGGTTAATGGGCCATCGTTTAATCCAAATAATCGTAAGAATACGGCGATACATCGTTTTAGAAATCGTGCAATTACCGATGTTTTTGAACCGGGTTCGACCATGAAACCATTAACAGTTTTAGCGGCTTTAGAATTTGGTAATGCCGAGTTTAATACCATAATTAATACCTCTCCTGGCGCAATGCGTCTTGGTGGACGTCGTGTTTCAGATCCCAGTAATTACGGTAAATTGTCTCTAACTGAAATATTAAAAAAATCGTCAAATATGGGCACAACAAAACTTGCATTGGATATCCCCAAAGATATTTTTGTAGGTAAGTTTTTTGAGATGGGATTTTCTGAAGATACTGGTACTGGTTTAGTCGGTGAGTCGGCTGGAATGTTATCGGGGCGCAGTCGCTGGTCGAAACATGAATTAGCAAGTTTATCTTATGGCTATGGTTTAGCTATTAGCCCACTACAGTTGGCTCGCTTTTACGCAGCCATTGGTAATGGTGGTTATAAAAAAACATTAAGTGTACTTAAAGATCCTAAGTTTACTGAAGGCGAAAGAGTACTGGATAAAGCTAACGCTGATGCAGTTTTGGAAATGTTAGAAATGGTGGTTGCTGAGGGTGGCGGTCACCGTGCAAAAGTGGAAGGTTATCGTGTTGCGGGCAAGACTGGAACTGCAATCAAAACTTCAGCTGGAGGCGGCTACGGTAATGATTATGTTGGTTTGTTTGCCGGTGTCGCACCAGTATCAGATCCCAAATTGGCAATTGTTGTTGTGATAAATGAACCAGGCGGCGATTTATACCATGGCGGTGAAGTTGCTGCGCCTGTATTTTCAAGAGTCATGGCTGGTTCATTGCAATATTTGAATGTTGCTCCTGATGATGCGTCACAAATAAGTCGTTGGTCAACAGCATTTAACCAAGGAGAACGCAATGGCGAATAA
- the murE gene encoding UDP-N-acetylmuramoyl-L-alanyl-D-glutamate--2,6-diaminopimelate ligase has translation MANNFAFSLKSTLAKFDIELPEIATKNLVNDSRTIDKGDIFAAVDGTYLQGTKFINKAIAQGAVAVIAQCNEKSQHGDIKYVSEQDNTAMVIYFYQLDELLSKVSAYYYGEPYKSMAVIGVTGTNGKTSCSQLIAQLLETFNSNAAIIGTNGAGKLSSLQKIDNTTPGPAQLQQLLAQFKSENISTVAMEVSSHALSQNRVDSDIIDVAVFTNLSRDHLDYHGDMESYGLAKQKLFSGSEEQVWVLNVDDEYGQRWDQQLNPANPRILYSISSKISEAQMIRSNSKYLSAGNIKCHSRGVTFDLKSSWGEVTVTSRLLGRFNVANLLAAIAVLLNQGYELAEIAQNCQQLTAVDGRMEAFTAPDKPTAVVDYAHTPDGLEQALLASKEHCDGELWVVFGCGGDRDKGKRPMMGKIAECFADHIVLTNDNPRSENPESITADINNGILAKQKVKVIIDRQQAVISALQQAKKDDMVLLAGKGHEDYLIIGEQTLPYYEREVVSQFYQRGLN, from the coding sequence ATGGCGAATAATTTTGCTTTCTCGTTAAAGTCTACGCTAGCTAAATTTGATATTGAGCTGCCTGAAATTGCCACCAAAAATTTGGTCAATGATTCTCGAACCATCGATAAAGGTGATATTTTTGCAGCGGTTGATGGTACCTATTTGCAAGGCACAAAATTTATTAACAAAGCTATTGCGCAAGGCGCAGTTGCGGTAATCGCGCAGTGTAATGAGAAGTCGCAACATGGCGATATTAAATACGTTAGCGAACAAGATAATACGGCGATGGTAATTTATTTCTACCAATTAGATGAATTATTGTCAAAGGTAAGTGCTTACTATTATGGTGAGCCTTATAAATCAATGGCTGTTATCGGCGTTACTGGAACAAATGGTAAAACCAGTTGTAGTCAGTTAATCGCACAATTATTAGAAACTTTTAACAGTAATGCTGCGATTATTGGTACCAACGGCGCGGGAAAGTTATCGTCACTTCAGAAGATAGATAATACTACGCCAGGGCCCGCTCAGCTGCAGCAGTTATTAGCCCAGTTTAAATCTGAAAATATATCAACAGTCGCGATGGAAGTTTCATCTCATGCATTAAGTCAGAATCGCGTCGACAGTGACATTATTGATGTTGCGGTATTTACTAATTTAAGTCGAGACCATCTTGATTATCACGGCGATATGGAGAGTTACGGTTTAGCCAAGCAAAAACTGTTTAGTGGTAGTGAAGAACAAGTTTGGGTGCTTAATGTTGATGATGAATATGGTCAACGATGGGATCAGCAGCTTAACCCTGCTAATCCGAGAATATTATATTCAATTTCATCGAAGATTAGTGAAGCGCAAATGATACGGAGCAACAGCAAGTACCTCAGCGCCGGTAATATTAAGTGTCATTCTCGCGGGGTGACTTTTGATTTGAAATCGAGTTGGGGTGAGGTAACGGTGACTAGCCGCCTATTAGGACGCTTTAATGTTGCTAACTTACTGGCGGCCATTGCAGTGCTGTTAAACCAAGGTTATGAGTTAGCAGAAATTGCCCAGAACTGTCAGCAGTTAACCGCCGTTGATGGTCGTATGGAAGCATTTACTGCACCGGATAAACCAACAGCCGTTGTCGATTATGCTCATACACCCGATGGACTTGAGCAAGCGCTACTAGCGAGTAAAGAACATTGCGATGGCGAGTTATGGGTAGTATTTGGTTGTGGCGGTGATCGCGATAAAGGTAAACGTCCTATGATGGGAAAAATTGCTGAATGTTTTGCCGATCATATTGTGCTTACCAATGATAACCCTAGAAGCGAAAATCCAGAATCAATAACAGCCGATATTAATAACGGAATTTTGGCTAAGCAAAAAGTTAAAGTGATCATTGATCGCCAACAGGCAGTTATCAGTGCATTACAACAGGCGAAAAAAGATGACATGGTGCTACTTGCTGGTAAGGGCCATGAGGATTACTTAATTATTGGTGAGCAAACGCTGCCTTATTATGAACGTGAAGTTGTAAGTCAATTTTACCAACGAGGGTTGAACTAA
- a CDS encoding UDP-N-acetylmuramoyl-tripeptide--D-alanyl-D-alanine ligase: MIPLRLSELANDLNAKLIGDDVVINSVCSDSRQLQKGDFFVALKGPNFDGHKFAAQAQQLGCIGALVETKQDVNIPQLVVNDCYKAMGQMAAIVKQRVNPKTVAITGSSGKTTVKEMVSAIMSRLGKVLATKGNFNNEIGVPLTLLRLEQEHEYAVIELGANHIGEIAYTTGLTKPDIAVINNIAAAHLEGFGDLCGVARAKGEIFEGLGEDGVALYNQDTPYTHKWQWRLEGKNVRKFSCVKEADCYSSNIRIDGQGCCQFMLNTYRGNIEIQVPVPGRHNVCNAVAASAIALEFGATLEDIKLGLAGMAPVKGRLNLIDLPNNFKLIDDSYNANVESTKAAVELLASYQGRSVLILGDMAELGNDARAYHQEIGEHALSQSVDNVLTLGVLSQSTSGVFEQDGFHFSSKEGLVAKLSEILENEQQPITVLVKGSRSARMELVVADIASWRKDQANNKKINNIQPNNNNKNAEEESC, encoded by the coding sequence ATGATCCCATTACGTTTAAGCGAATTAGCAAATGATTTAAACGCCAAACTAATCGGTGATGACGTAGTCATTAATTCGGTTTGCTCTGATTCAAGACAGCTACAAAAAGGCGATTTTTTTGTTGCGCTAAAAGGGCCCAACTTTGATGGTCATAAATTCGCCGCTCAGGCACAACAATTAGGGTGCATCGGTGCGTTAGTTGAAACTAAGCAAGATGTAAATATCCCACAACTTGTGGTTAATGACTGTTACAAAGCTATGGGACAAATGGCTGCAATCGTAAAGCAACGTGTGAATCCGAAAACCGTTGCAATTACCGGCTCAAGCGGTAAAACAACGGTTAAAGAAATGGTAAGTGCGATTATGTCACGCCTTGGTAAAGTGCTAGCGACAAAAGGCAACTTTAATAATGAGATAGGTGTGCCGTTAACATTGCTACGTTTAGAGCAAGAGCACGAATACGCGGTAATCGAATTAGGTGCAAATCATATCGGAGAAATCGCCTATACCACAGGGTTAACTAAACCAGATATCGCGGTGATAAATAATATTGCTGCTGCGCACCTAGAAGGTTTTGGTGATTTATGTGGTGTGGCTCGTGCCAAAGGTGAAATATTTGAAGGTCTTGGTGAAGACGGCGTTGCGCTATATAACCAAGATACACCTTACACCCATAAATGGCAGTGGCGTTTAGAAGGTAAAAACGTGAGAAAATTTTCTTGCGTGAAAGAAGCGGATTGTTACAGCAGCAATATTCGTATTGATGGCCAAGGTTGTTGTCAATTTATGCTGAATACCTATCGCGGCAATATTGAAATACAGGTACCAGTACCTGGTCGTCACAACGTTTGTAATGCGGTAGCAGCGAGTGCGATAGCGTTAGAGTTTGGCGCAACGTTAGAAGATATCAAATTAGGTTTAGCTGGTATGGCGCCGGTTAAAGGTCGTTTAAATTTAATCGACTTACCTAATAATTTTAAGTTAATTGATGATAGTTACAATGCTAATGTCGAATCGACGAAAGCTGCTGTTGAACTTTTAGCGTCATATCAAGGTCGTAGCGTTTTAATTTTGGGTGATATGGCTGAGCTTGGCAATGACGCTCGAGCATATCATCAAGAAATTGGTGAGCATGCGTTGTCGCAGAGCGTTGATAATGTTCTTACTTTAGGTGTTCTTAGTCAAAGTACATCGGGCGTATTTGAACAAGATGGTTTTCATTTTTCATCGAAAGAAGGTTTGGTTGCGAAGTTAAGTGAAATCTTAGAAAACGAACAACAGCCAATTACTGTGTTGGTAAAAGGATCGCGCAGTGCTCGCATGGAACTTGTGGTGGCAGATATAGCTTCATGGCGAAAAGATCAGGCTAATAATAAAAAAATTAACAACATACAGCCTAATAACAATAATAAAAATGCTGAGGAAGAATCATGCTAG
- the mraY gene encoding phospho-N-acetylmuramoyl-pentapeptide-transferase translates to MLVWLGQYLTDFYSGFNVFHYLTFRAIVATLTALVASLYFGPKLIRYLQTMQIGQTVRDDGPESHLSKSGTPTMGGILILGTILLSVLLWADLSNSYVQVVLFVTVSFGLIGFVDDYRKVIRKDPNGLIARWKYFWQTVAGLGTAIYLYAISNDATGTALLIPFVKDVMPQLGLFYIVFTYFVIVGTSNAVNLTDGLDGLAIVPTILVAGAFAVFAYVTGNSNFSAYLNLPHIREVSELVIVCTSIVGAGLGFLWFNTYPAQVFMGDVGSLALGAILGVIAVLVKQELVLFIMGGIFVVETLSVILQVGSYKLRAKRIFRMAPIHHHYELKGWPEPRVIVRFWIISVVLVLIGLATLKLR, encoded by the coding sequence ATGCTAGTTTGGCTAGGACAATATTTAACCGACTTTTATAGTGGTTTTAATGTTTTCCATTATCTTACATTTCGAGCCATCGTTGCCACCTTAACTGCATTGGTGGCTTCCTTATATTTTGGTCCAAAACTTATTCGTTACTTACAGACTATGCAAATTGGTCAAACGGTACGTGACGATGGTCCCGAAAGTCACCTGTCTAAATCCGGTACCCCAACCATGGGCGGAATTTTAATACTTGGCACTATTTTATTGAGTGTTTTGTTGTGGGCAGACCTTTCAAACAGTTACGTGCAAGTGGTGTTATTTGTCACTGTAAGCTTTGGTTTAATTGGTTTTGTTGATGATTACCGTAAAGTAATTCGTAAAGATCCGAACGGATTAATCGCTCGTTGGAAGTATTTCTGGCAAACCGTTGCCGGTTTAGGAACTGCCATTTATTTATATGCAATTTCAAATGATGCAACCGGTACGGCGCTGCTTATTCCATTTGTGAAAGATGTGATGCCGCAACTGGGCTTATTTTATATTGTCTTTACCTACTTCGTTATAGTCGGTACGTCTAACGCGGTAAACCTTACCGATGGTTTAGATGGACTAGCGATTGTTCCAACAATTTTGGTTGCTGGTGCATTCGCAGTATTTGCCTATGTAACCGGTAACAGTAACTTTTCAGCGTATCTAAATTTGCCTCATATAAGAGAGGTAAGTGAACTGGTGATCGTGTGTACCTCTATTGTCGGTGCTGGCTTAGGCTTTTTATGGTTTAACACTTACCCTGCACAGGTATTTATGGGCGATGTTGGTTCACTCGCACTCGGCGCAATTTTAGGTGTTATCGCTGTTTTAGTTAAACAGGAATTAGTGTTGTTTATTATGGGCGGCATTTTCGTTGTGGAAACCTTATCGGTAATTTTACAGGTTGGCTCATACAAGCTAAGAGCAAAACGCATATTTAGAATGGCACCAATTCATCATCACTATGAATTAAAAGGTTGGCCAGAGCCAAGAGTCATTGTTCGATTCTGGATTATTTCTGTGGTTTTGGTGCTCATTGGATTAGCAACATTGAAATTACGTTAG
- the murD gene encoding UDP-N-acetylmuramoyl-L-alanine--D-glutamate ligase: MTSPAFLKNKQILVLGLGATGLSCARFLTNHNLEFVVNDSRANPPGVARLKAINDTAQLILGEWDKKAIANADVIIASPGVDANMSVIQDNRQPHCELIGDVEIFCRLSKSKHIAVTGSNGKSTVVSLLSHIADACNISSKLAGNIGLPVLDILSDNQDADSEFVILELSSFQLETTDSLTAASATCLNVCDDHLDRHKTIFNYSKIKQKVYQNSQCNVINRHDDLAKADTTKANDISFGLDAPSSNNFGIDDYQGSRYIFFGDEPLVACNRLPVVGKHNELNCMAALALGYAVGWPLTAMVYALGSFEGLEHRCKQVPSVDDITWVNDSKATNIGATLAAIEGLANAHHQLILIAGGDGKGANFAELKPAMAQVDYLITLGKDGDQIAALKRDSKRVRDLKEAVKVSRELAQKGDMVLLSPACASIDMFENYMQRGDQFIQAIRGGF; the protein is encoded by the coding sequence ATGACAAGCCCTGCTTTTTTAAAAAATAAGCAAATATTAGTACTAGGACTTGGTGCTACGGGCTTGTCGTGTGCGCGTTTTTTAACAAATCATAATCTCGAATTTGTGGTTAACGATTCTCGCGCAAACCCTCCAGGAGTTGCGCGCTTAAAAGCTATTAACGATACAGCGCAATTAATTCTTGGTGAATGGGATAAAAAGGCGATAGCAAATGCTGATGTAATCATCGCAAGCCCAGGTGTCGACGCCAATATGTCAGTAATTCAAGATAATCGTCAGCCTCACTGTGAACTTATTGGTGATGTTGAGATATTTTGTCGATTAAGTAAATCAAAACATATCGCTGTAACCGGTTCAAATGGTAAATCTACGGTAGTAAGCTTACTGTCGCATATCGCTGATGCTTGTAACATTAGTAGCAAACTTGCCGGAAATATTGGTTTGCCGGTGCTTGATATTCTTAGCGATAACCAAGACGCTGATTCCGAGTTTGTTATTTTGGAACTATCGAGTTTTCAATTGGAAACAACGGATTCCCTTACTGCAGCGAGTGCGACGTGCTTGAATGTTTGTGATGACCACTTAGATCGTCATAAAACAATTTTTAACTACAGTAAAATTAAGCAGAAAGTTTATCAAAACAGTCAATGTAATGTAATAAATCGCCATGACGATTTGGCAAAAGCTGACACAACTAAAGCCAATGATATTAGCTTTGGTTTGGATGCACCAAGCTCGAACAATTTCGGCATCGATGATTATCAAGGCAGTCGTTATATATTCTTTGGTGATGAGCCGCTGGTTGCATGTAATCGATTGCCAGTAGTTGGCAAACATAATGAGTTAAATTGCATGGCAGCGCTTGCACTTGGTTATGCGGTCGGTTGGCCACTTACTGCGATGGTTTATGCATTAGGATCATTTGAAGGTCTTGAACATCGTTGCAAACAAGTACCTAGCGTTGACGATATCACTTGGGTTAATGACTCAAAAGCAACGAATATTGGTGCTACGCTGGCTGCTATTGAAGGGTTGGCTAATGCTCACCACCAATTAATTCTTATCGCTGGCGGTGATGGTAAAGGCGCAAATTTTGCTGAACTCAAACCTGCAATGGCGCAAGTTGATTATCTAATTACCCTAGGTAAAGATGGCGACCAAATTGCTGCACTTAAGCGCGACAGCAAGCGTGTTCGTGATTTAAAAGAAGCGGTAAAAGTAAGTCGTGAATTAGCCCAAAAAGGTGACATGGTATTACTGTCGCCAGCGTGTGCCAGTATAGATATGTTTGAGAACTATATGCAACGTGGTGATCAGTTTATTCAGGCAATAAGGGGAGGTTTCTAA